A genomic window from Bdellovibrio sp. SKB1291214 includes:
- a CDS encoding penicillin-binding protein activator yields MTSKLALIFSAFVIASCTTTTTKKTEIKPAPVTKNNGKKGKGMSGLAAKPPQTAPPSAITQVPTAPVAQDPLTVLKGLVAQSVQAPTKQEQDVYRLRAIEDVENRLNEKQLEEVADNSDYGFLRGHAMARLADKALEERDISKAKKYYAGVIDYLPESDLAIRAKDILSQLDAAKNVQSKTVGVVLPLSGKNAPVGQRALRGLEMGLGLHVPGSGFKLAVMDSEGNPDSARRGVERLVKEDNVIAVVGSLLSKTAPAVAAKSDELGVPSIALSQRSGLTEIGPTVFRNSLTSEMQVRQLVRTAMDDMGMKKFAVLYPNDQYGVEFTNIFWDEVLARGGQITAIQTYSTKETDFRLVVQRLVGTYYGEGRQDEFNLRLKELKHSDKKRSARKDNTENVLPPITDFDAIFIPDSAKAMGQIAAMLAFNDVRGVKLMGTNLWNTPGIAKRAGNFSNNLMFVDSIAPMTQDQSRFITEYKNLYGEAPSLIEIQAYDAGLILRQLVASGADTREALTAKLIGLKKFPGSLGTLTMSSEREIERPVVSLTVEKGEIAPMRIRQ; encoded by the coding sequence ATGACATCTAAGCTCGCTTTGATTTTCTCCGCATTTGTAATCGCTTCTTGTACTACAACAACGACGAAAAAAACGGAGATCAAGCCAGCTCCTGTCACTAAAAACAACGGCAAAAAGGGTAAGGGAATGTCAGGGTTAGCTGCAAAGCCACCCCAGACAGCTCCCCCGTCCGCCATCACTCAAGTTCCTACCGCGCCGGTGGCTCAAGATCCTTTGACTGTACTTAAGGGCCTGGTCGCGCAATCCGTTCAAGCTCCCACAAAACAAGAGCAAGATGTGTATCGCTTGCGCGCTATTGAAGATGTAGAAAATCGTCTAAATGAAAAACAGCTTGAGGAAGTTGCTGATAACTCAGACTACGGTTTTCTGCGTGGACATGCTATGGCTCGCCTTGCTGATAAAGCCCTTGAAGAGCGTGATATTTCCAAAGCAAAAAAATATTACGCAGGCGTGATCGACTATTTGCCAGAGAGTGATCTGGCAATTCGCGCTAAAGACATCTTGTCGCAACTGGATGCTGCTAAAAACGTTCAATCTAAAACTGTCGGTGTGGTTCTTCCACTCAGTGGAAAGAATGCACCCGTAGGACAACGCGCGCTTCGCGGCCTTGAAATGGGCTTAGGGCTTCATGTTCCCGGATCGGGATTTAAATTGGCGGTCATGGACAGCGAAGGCAATCCAGACTCTGCTCGTCGTGGTGTAGAAAGATTAGTAAAAGAAGACAATGTTATTGCGGTTGTTGGAAGTTTGCTAAGTAAGACCGCTCCTGCAGTCGCTGCAAAATCTGATGAGCTGGGTGTTCCTAGTATCGCTTTATCACAACGTTCTGGCTTAACCGAAATTGGCCCTACAGTTTTTAGAAACTCTCTGACAAGCGAAATGCAAGTCCGTCAGCTGGTAAGAACAGCGATGGACGACATGGGCATGAAGAAATTTGCAGTATTATATCCAAATGATCAGTATGGTGTCGAATTCACGAATATCTTCTGGGATGAAGTTTTGGCTCGTGGTGGGCAGATTACGGCAATCCAAACTTATTCAACCAAAGAAACTGACTTTCGCTTGGTGGTTCAACGCTTAGTTGGCACATACTACGGAGAAGGTCGTCAGGATGAGTTCAATCTGCGTTTGAAAGAGTTGAAACACTCCGACAAAAAACGTTCTGCCCGCAAAGATAATACAGAAAATGTTCTCCCGCCGATCACCGATTTCGACGCGATCTTTATTCCGGATAGCGCTAAAGCAATGGGCCAAATTGCTGCGATGCTCGCATTCAATGATGTTCGTGGCGTAAAGTTAATGGGAACAAATTTATGGAATACCCCGGGCATTGCAAAACGTGCCGGTAACTTTTCAAACAACTTAATGTTCGTGGATTCAATCGCTCCTATGACTCAAGATCAATCCCGTTTTATCACGGAGTATAAAAACCTCTACGGCGAAGCTCCATCCCTGATTGAAATCCAAGCGTATGACGCTGGCTTAATCTTACGTCAATTAGTGGCCTCAGGGGCCGACACGCGCGAAGCATTAACAGCCAAGCTGATTGGTCTTAAGAAGTTCCCAGGATCCCTTGGCACGCTCACAATGAGCTCTGAGCGCGAGATCGAGCGCCCTGTAGTCTCTTTGACCGTGGAAAAAGGTGAAATTGCACCTATGCGTATTCGCCAATAG
- a CDS encoding nucleotide exchange factor GrpE — MSEENNSQNSNPAASENFDVSSEIQKLQDQAEKYKNDFLYLRAEFENYKRNAIKERSELMKYGGERFIRDLLDIVDNFDRALAVNVTAENLGTYKQGIEMTASELRNLLAKHSVIEIPSEGAPFDPNIHEALSSEATEKVAPGHVARVFKKPYKLHDKVIRTGQVVVAKKPE, encoded by the coding sequence ATGTCAGAAGAAAACAACTCTCAAAATTCCAATCCAGCGGCATCTGAAAATTTCGATGTCTCTTCTGAAATTCAAAAGCTTCAAGATCAAGCAGAGAAGTATAAAAACGATTTCTTGTACCTGCGCGCGGAATTTGAAAACTATAAACGCAACGCGATCAAAGAGCGTTCCGAGTTGATGAAATACGGTGGCGAAAGATTCATCCGTGACCTTTTGGATATCGTAGATAACTTTGATCGTGCTTTAGCAGTGAACGTAACCGCAGAGAATCTGGGGACTTACAAACAAGGCATCGAGATGACAGCCTCCGAACTTCGCAACCTTTTGGCGAAACATTCTGTGATTGAAATTCCGTCTGAGGGTGCCCCATTTGATCCAAATATCCATGAAGCATTAAGCAGTGAGGCTACAGAAAAAGTGGCTCCTGGGCACGTGGCGCGCGTATTTAAAAAACCATACAAATTGCACGACAAGGTGATTCGCACAGGCCAAGTGGTTGTTGCGAAAAAACCAGAATAA
- a CDS encoding acetyl-CoA carboxylase biotin carboxyl carrier protein subunit, producing the protein MYFEAELRGIKYKVDVTEGRHAWKISLQQEGKEWVHHDISKNDFKHAEEYISFLFQGKSYLIDVVGSDTEYTVFTRNSFRSIKIFNDEMLLHESLKKGGGFGGDMELKAGMPGKIIEIFAKEGDIVKANKPLLIMEAMKMENEMRATRDVKIKEIKIKQGDSVESGAVLIKFEEP; encoded by the coding sequence ATGTATTTCGAAGCAGAACTTAGAGGAATCAAATACAAAGTAGACGTGACGGAAGGTCGTCACGCTTGGAAGATTTCTTTGCAACAAGAGGGCAAAGAGTGGGTTCACCATGACATTTCCAAAAATGACTTTAAACACGCTGAGGAATACATCAGTTTCCTTTTCCAAGGTAAGTCTTACTTGATAGACGTTGTGGGTTCAGACACTGAATACACAGTGTTTACGCGTAACTCGTTCCGTTCGATCAAAATCTTCAATGATGAAATGCTTTTGCATGAATCTTTGAAGAAAGGCGGCGGCTTTGGCGGCGATATGGAGTTGAAGGCCGGCATGCCAGGTAAAATCATCGAAATCTTTGCAAAAGAAGGCGATATCGTGAAGGCGAATAAGCCACTTTTGATCATGGAGGCGATGAAAATGGAAAACGAAATGCGCGCTACTCGTGATGTAAAAATCAAAGAGATCAAAATCAAACAGGGTGATTCCGTCGAATCAGGCGCTGTGCTGATCAAATTCGAAGAGCCTTAA
- a CDS encoding DnaJ C-terminal domain-containing protein: MSKKDYYSLLNVSRTATGDEIKKSFRKLAMQYHPDKNPGDKKAEEKFKELSEAYEVLSDTKKREMYDQFGHAGPGFGGGGGAGGPFGGAGGFGGFGGGFGGNTGGAGAGGDPFQDIFGDVFGDIFGGARGGPGAGAGARTRRPQKGTDLRYTLNVSYEEAAVGTEKVISFMRQRGNKEESAKLSVNVPAGVKEGQRLKLSGEGDAGAGGSAGDLYVIIALQEHPLFKRAENDVTLDLPITYTDAILGTSIEVPTLTGKAMIRIPPGTHSGQTFRLKGKGFPKIGGFGSGDMMVRILVDTPPTLSNRQKELIEELAKSGDATPMVKSFHEKVSHLMRNRK, translated from the coding sequence TTGTCTAAGAAGGACTACTACTCGCTTTTAAATGTTTCGCGTACAGCTACTGGGGATGAAATTAAAAAATCATTCCGCAAGCTTGCGATGCAGTATCATCCCGATAAAAATCCGGGTGACAAAAAGGCCGAGGAGAAATTCAAGGAACTGAGCGAAGCATACGAAGTTCTCAGCGATACTAAAAAACGCGAGATGTATGATCAATTCGGTCACGCCGGCCCTGGTTTTGGTGGTGGCGGCGGAGCTGGCGGTCCCTTCGGTGGTGCCGGCGGCTTTGGTGGTTTCGGCGGCGGCTTTGGAGGCAACACTGGCGGCGCTGGTGCTGGTGGAGATCCTTTCCAAGATATTTTCGGTGACGTCTTTGGCGACATCTTTGGTGGCGCTCGCGGCGGTCCTGGTGCCGGCGCTGGTGCACGCACTCGCCGACCTCAAAAGGGTACAGATTTACGTTATACATTAAATGTTTCTTACGAAGAAGCCGCGGTTGGCACTGAAAAAGTAATCAGCTTCATGCGCCAGCGTGGAAATAAAGAGGAATCCGCAAAACTTTCTGTCAATGTCCCCGCTGGAGTAAAAGAGGGCCAACGACTTAAACTTTCTGGAGAAGGTGATGCAGGGGCCGGTGGTTCTGCTGGAGACCTTTATGTGATTATCGCCCTCCAGGAGCATCCTTTATTTAAGCGTGCTGAAAACGATGTCACGCTGGATTTACCTATCACCTACACTGATGCTATCCTAGGAACAAGTATCGAAGTTCCAACTTTGACGGGCAAAGCGATGATTCGCATCCCACCTGGAACTCATTCTGGACAAACGTTTCGTTTGAAAGGAAAGGGCTTTCCAAAAATTGGTGGTTTTGGCTCTGGTGATATGATGGTTAGAATATTGGTGGACACTCCTCCAACTCTTTCTAACCGCCAAAAAGAATTGATTGAAGAATTAGCCAAGTCCGGGGACGCAACACCGATGGTGAAGTCCTTCCACGAAAAAGTGTCTCACTTGATGAGGAATAGAAAATGA
- a CDS encoding Sec-independent protein translocase subunit TatA/TatB, translating into MSEIIFLAILALIVIGPKELPEVARTLGRFLNELKRTTGDFTEDLKKQARVDHIDLFETPRKGPRSAPPANPSVSNDEEGDWSSPDHVPHGGAPTMHDSAHKREPVQMDLPEQKSTDDGGDNKGNKA; encoded by the coding sequence ATGTCAGAAATCATTTTCCTAGCTATCCTGGCACTGATCGTGATCGGTCCCAAGGAACTTCCAGAAGTGGCGCGCACTCTTGGCCGCTTTCTTAACGAACTTAAAAGAACAACAGGTGATTTTACCGAAGACTTGAAAAAACAAGCGCGCGTAGATCACATTGATTTGTTCGAGACGCCTAGAAAAGGTCCGCGGAGCGCTCCTCCAGCAAATCCCTCTGTATCGAATGATGAAGAAGGTGATTGGAGTTCGCCAGATCACGTACCTCACGGTGGTGCGCCAACAATGCACGATTCAGCACATAAGCGTGAACCCGTTCAAATGGATCTTCCTGAACAAAAGAGCACTGATGACGGTGGCGATAACAAAGGGAACAAGGCCTAA
- the hemW gene encoding radical SAM family heme chaperone HemW: MAFGVYVHIPYCIQRCTYCDFATYEQSKILPPDQYVQLLFEEIRQKHRYYQPQKLDTLYFGGGTPSLIPAHLIVAVIKELGRYGYTTGPETEITIEINPATVDKEKLKMYIDHGVNRFSVGAQTFDDRLLKMVHREHSAKQTLETLDLLRAHNLNFSFDILFALPSQTLEGLQNDVRIAVEQGAKHISPYCLTVPEGHPLSKGRALDDEQVDMFDFIANELTGHGFQQYEISNFAIPGYESRHNMLYWIDQPYWSLGLSSHSYSKESKWGTRYWNLNSIGEYKKQILEFEGKEFTSPSLHLPDAQVEQLEMHQALTDFCHTSMRLMRGLSERELQEKFPVAVYHQISSIMNKLVGNGWVQSDQEHWKLTRDGLVISNKVFQELTFLKEDV, encoded by the coding sequence ATGGCTTTTGGCGTTTACGTTCACATTCCTTACTGTATTCAGCGCTGCACTTATTGTGACTTCGCGACTTACGAGCAAAGTAAGATTTTGCCTCCGGATCAGTACGTCCAATTGCTATTTGAAGAGATTCGCCAAAAGCATCGCTACTATCAGCCTCAAAAGTTAGACACACTTTACTTTGGTGGCGGAACACCAAGTTTGATCCCTGCTCATCTTATTGTAGCTGTTATCAAAGAGCTGGGTAGATATGGCTATACAACTGGACCCGAGACCGAAATCACGATCGAGATTAATCCGGCGACAGTCGACAAAGAAAAATTGAAAATGTACATCGACCACGGAGTAAATCGCTTCAGTGTGGGAGCTCAAACTTTCGATGATCGTTTGTTAAAAATGGTGCATCGCGAACACTCAGCAAAACAGACGCTGGAAACTCTGGACCTTTTGCGAGCTCACAACTTAAATTTCAGCTTCGACATTTTGTTCGCATTGCCCTCTCAAACTCTGGAAGGCCTACAAAATGATGTTCGCATCGCCGTGGAACAAGGGGCAAAACATATCAGCCCCTATTGTTTAACAGTTCCCGAAGGCCATCCCCTTTCTAAAGGCCGTGCTTTAGATGACGAGCAAGTCGATATGTTCGATTTCATTGCCAACGAGCTCACTGGACATGGGTTTCAACAGTACGAAATTTCCAACTTTGCAATCCCGGGATATGAATCACGACACAATATGCTTTATTGGATCGATCAACCTTATTGGAGCTTGGGATTAAGTTCTCATTCGTATTCCAAAGAATCTAAATGGGGTACTCGATATTGGAATTTGAACTCTATTGGTGAATACAAAAAGCAGATTCTTGAGTTCGAAGGAAAAGAGTTCACGTCGCCATCCCTTCATTTACCCGACGCGCAAGTGGAACAACTAGAAATGCATCAAGCCCTCACGGACTTTTGTCATACTTCCATGCGTTTAATGCGTGGCCTCAGTGAACGAGAACTGCAAGAGAAATTCCCTGTTGCGGTCTATCATCAAATTTCCAGCATTATGAATAAACTCGTGGGCAATGGTTGGGTTCAATCTGACCAAGAGCATTGGAAATTAACACGAGACGGCCTAGTTATTAGTAACAAGGTTTTCCAGGAACTTACCTTCCTCAAAGAAGATGTCTAG
- a CDS encoding TraR/DksA family transcriptional regulator, producing MKNPITENIVTECRRKLILTKQDILNRFRTAQLEFTHSEKTGDEGDISVAHIEEHTFLVSQERMRNQLLEIEMALSRIESGTYGLCEETEEPIEADRLLAIPWTRLSIEGAEMREAVSRKFAR from the coding sequence ATGAAAAATCCGATCACAGAAAACATTGTTACTGAGTGCCGTAGAAAACTTATCCTTACAAAACAAGACATTCTGAATCGTTTCAGAACAGCCCAGTTGGAGTTTACCCATTCGGAAAAGACCGGGGACGAAGGAGATATCTCGGTCGCGCATATCGAGGAACATACTTTTCTGGTGTCGCAAGAGCGCATGAGAAATCAACTGCTCGAGATCGAGATGGCCCTCTCCCGCATAGAGAGCGGGACTTACGGCCTTTGCGAAGAAACGGAAGAGCCGATTGAAGCAGATAGATTGCTTGCAATTCCTTGGACAAGACTTTCTATCGAGGGTGCAGAAATGCGCGAGGCAGTAAGCAGAAAGTTTGCGCGTTAA
- the tatC gene encoding twin-arginine translocase subunit TatC, whose protein sequence is MRTEDLDQKSQSLYEHLGELRFRLVRMVWILLIATGICYHFSEPVFDFIRAPIAPYLPGGGLIYTGPLDKFMAHIKIAFVCGIIVSCPLWLYQVWKFVAPGLYQNERKYSMGFIIAGSGLFVSGAAFSYYVVLPMAFHFLMNYGGTTDKAMISIEQYLGFFTQMCLMFGVSFELPLIISILGMMGLVSQKFLKDKRRYAIMTLAVAAAIITPPDLMSMVMMLIPMVLLYEIGVIMVGIFERKRETEIRQNQRE, encoded by the coding sequence ATGAGAACTGAAGACTTAGACCAAAAATCCCAGTCATTATACGAGCATCTTGGTGAACTTCGTTTCCGTTTAGTTCGTATGGTTTGGATTCTGCTTATTGCAACGGGGATCTGCTATCATTTTAGCGAACCAGTTTTTGATTTCATTCGAGCACCGATCGCACCTTATCTTCCTGGTGGCGGTTTGATTTACACCGGTCCTCTGGATAAATTCATGGCTCATATCAAGATCGCATTTGTCTGCGGTATTATCGTGTCGTGTCCGTTGTGGCTTTACCAAGTGTGGAAGTTTGTAGCTCCTGGTCTTTATCAGAACGAACGAAAATATTCTATGGGCTTCATCATCGCCGGATCGGGATTATTCGTTTCTGGAGCCGCTTTCTCCTACTACGTAGTTTTGCCAATGGCATTTCATTTCCTGATGAACTATGGCGGCACAACAGATAAAGCGATGATTTCCATTGAGCAGTATTTGGGTTTTTTCACGCAAATGTGTTTGATGTTTGGTGTCTCTTTTGAGCTTCCCTTGATCATTTCGATTCTTGGAATGATGGGTTTAGTGAGCCAAAAGTTTTTAAAAGATAAAAGACGTTATGCGATCATGACTTTAGCGGTAGCGGCAGCCATCATCACTCCACCAGATTTAATGAGTATGGTGATGATGCTGATTCCGATGGTTCTTCTGTATGAGATCGGTGTGATCATGGTGGGTATTTTTGAACGTAAGCGCGAAACGGAAATCCGACAAAACCAAAGAGAGTAG
- a CDS encoding M16 family metallopeptidase, with translation MSKKFQLKNGLKVLLLESHKSPVVSVQMWVKTGSADEKKGEEGISHFIEHLVFKGTRKYKVGEIASTVEGSGGELNAYTSFDQTVFYVTISKQFTDVAMDVISEMMGYPTFDPQEIDNEREVVIEEIKRGQDSPGRRSSQLLFSNIFRKHAYGIPVIGYDKVINKVSAKKIREYYQSRYVPSNMFLVIAGDFESKEMKQKVEKMFGGFAPYKLRKSKHVKEPAQKNIRIKVEQAKFETTTGYLSWRIPNVKHKDIAALEVLASILGQGDSSRLMQTLRIREPLTNSVGAFSYSMPDDGLFAISFNLEQENLDKALNAMIPVLTKIIQEPPSVMEMQKAITNFASHEVYSMETVDNIARKAGGDQFYYDDHDHYRKYMKQVYSLKPEDIQKAAKKYFKSDAFSLSLMTNMDKTLADKSMKLFAKNLKKALATVKPAKEKPPKFVPKKFSINTEAVKHTPETQRITLKSGATLLVREQKDTPYVSMKAAFLGGARMEDGTTNGLTELFSRNWLSGSEKFTEDEINHRVDELAAGIGAFGGRNSVGMSMDYLSPFEDKMLEIYTDSLLHPKFPVDILEREKVVQKNQVKSRNDNPAQICVMNFMKEVFKNHPYSRDLLGDDKSISAITQNSLLKYYNNVAHAKNLTVCVVGDVDTKKWVNTFEEVTAELPSGKKIENHFPITKVKESRHIFHELKKEQSHIIVGYQGLTLASPERYTLEIIQSILSGQGGRLFLELRDKNSLAYSVSPMHMEGIEGGYFGGYIGCSPEKAQKSIQMLQAEFKKLADVKVGEEELTRAQRYLIGRHDIELQRKGTICNAILFDDIYGLDYRESLDVADKYFAITPEDIQNLAQKIFAQPEIISLVGPNDI, from the coding sequence ATGTCTAAGAAATTTCAACTAAAAAACGGCCTAAAAGTTCTTTTATTAGAGAGTCATAAGTCACCCGTGGTCTCAGTTCAAATGTGGGTGAAAACAGGCTCTGCCGACGAAAAAAAGGGCGAAGAGGGGATTTCTCACTTTATTGAGCACTTGGTATTTAAAGGAACTCGTAAATACAAAGTGGGGGAGATTGCTTCCACGGTAGAGGGTTCCGGTGGGGAGTTAAACGCCTATACGTCGTTCGATCAAACTGTATTTTACGTTACCATTTCCAAGCAGTTTACTGACGTAGCTATGGATGTAATCAGTGAAATGATGGGTTATCCAACCTTTGATCCACAAGAAATCGACAACGAGCGCGAAGTGGTGATCGAGGAAATTAAACGCGGTCAAGATAGCCCAGGTCGCAGATCCAGCCAGCTTTTATTTTCAAATATCTTCCGTAAGCATGCTTACGGAATTCCAGTAATTGGATACGACAAGGTTATTAATAAAGTTAGTGCCAAAAAAATTCGCGAATACTATCAAAGTCGTTATGTGCCTTCGAACATGTTCCTGGTCATCGCTGGAGATTTTGAATCGAAAGAGATGAAACAAAAAGTTGAAAAAATGTTCGGAGGATTTGCTCCGTATAAACTGCGCAAATCAAAACATGTTAAAGAGCCTGCACAGAAGAATATTCGTATCAAAGTTGAGCAAGCTAAATTTGAAACAACCACTGGTTACTTGAGCTGGAGAATTCCTAACGTTAAACATAAAGATATTGCTGCTCTGGAAGTATTGGCCTCTATCTTGGGCCAGGGGGATTCATCGCGTTTGATGCAGACCCTGCGCATTCGTGAACCGCTGACAAACTCCGTGGGAGCTTTTAGCTATTCAATGCCTGATGATGGGTTATTTGCTATATCGTTTAATCTTGAACAAGAAAACTTAGATAAAGCGTTAAATGCGATGATTCCGGTTCTGACCAAGATTATCCAAGAACCTCCAAGTGTCATGGAGATGCAAAAAGCGATTACGAATTTTGCAAGCCACGAAGTTTATTCGATGGAGACTGTGGATAACATTGCGAGAAAAGCCGGAGGGGATCAGTTCTATTACGACGATCATGATCACTACCGCAAATATATGAAACAAGTTTACTCTTTAAAGCCGGAAGATATTCAAAAGGCAGCAAAGAAGTACTTTAAATCAGATGCATTCAGCCTGTCGCTTATGACCAATATGGATAAGACACTGGCTGATAAATCGATGAAACTTTTTGCGAAAAACTTGAAGAAAGCGTTAGCGACAGTTAAGCCTGCTAAAGAAAAGCCACCTAAGTTTGTTCCTAAGAAATTCTCGATTAACACCGAGGCAGTTAAACACACTCCAGAAACTCAAAGAATCACTTTGAAATCAGGGGCAACACTTTTGGTGCGCGAACAAAAAGATACCCCTTACGTTTCCATGAAGGCGGCGTTTTTAGGTGGAGCGCGCATGGAAGATGGTACAACAAATGGTTTGACGGAACTTTTCTCAAGAAACTGGTTGTCTGGATCTGAAAAATTCACCGAGGACGAAATCAACCATCGGGTGGATGAATTAGCCGCTGGTATAGGTGCCTTCGGCGGCAGAAACTCTGTGGGTATGTCGATGGACTACCTTTCTCCTTTTGAAGATAAGATGCTTGAAATTTACACGGACTCTTTATTACATCCAAAGTTTCCAGTCGATATTTTGGAGCGTGAAAAAGTCGTTCAAAAAAATCAGGTAAAATCTCGTAACGACAATCCAGCCCAGATTTGCGTGATGAATTTCATGAAAGAAGTTTTCAAGAACCATCCTTATTCACGTGATCTTTTAGGGGATGACAAATCAATTTCCGCAATTACACAAAACTCTCTGCTAAAATATTATAATAATGTTGCACACGCAAAAAACTTAACAGTATGTGTGGTCGGAGACGTCGATACTAAAAAATGGGTAAACACTTTCGAAGAGGTCACAGCGGAACTGCCCTCAGGCAAAAAGATTGAAAACCATTTTCCAATCACCAAGGTGAAGGAGTCACGACACATCTTTCACGAACTTAAGAAAGAGCAAAGTCATATCATCGTCGGCTACCAAGGCCTGACGCTGGCAAGCCCAGAGCGCTACACTCTTGAGATCATTCAATCTATTCTAAGTGGTCAGGGGGGACGTTTGTTCTTAGAGCTTCGGGACAAAAACTCCTTAGCCTATTCCGTATCGCCTATGCACATGGAAGGCATCGAAGGCGGATACTTTGGTGGATATATCGGATGCTCGCCGGAGAAAGCTCAAAAATCTATTCAGATGCTTCAAGCGGAGTTTAAGAAATTAGCCGATGTAAAAGTTGGCGAAGAAGAATTAACTCGTGCACAACGATACTTAATCGGTCGTCATGATATCGAATTGCAACGTAAAGGTACGATTTGTAATGCGATCTTATTCGATGATATTTATGGTCTTGATTACCGTGAAAGTTTGGATGTAGCTGATAAGTATTTTGCGATCACACCAGAAGATATTCAAAATCTGGCTCAGAAGATCTTTGCGCAACCAGAGATTATTTCTCTGGTTGGGCCGAATGATATTTAA
- a CDS encoding lytic transglycosylase domain-containing protein — MIKVNMITKLDTKKKKLTAGSVATMVVLAGVVALYNSVHLIDTDSIFAGESSIPATPKNPEKPMIFANNDEDAEVDADESAINLDIPQFVAIDEDNGPIPESGVVENREEILNDYENIISEEFHIPENLRERVGFWFDVYTLHNSNKRVIHHSVYPWIIFEVVDVTSIIESDTPKHRWMRNLKADALVKQQVAKTKNALKSLAKKKSYDNLNEDETRAMEALSHLDGEVKTKAKMALQNVRVQTGQRNFFQEGLEVSPKYLPAMEEIFENYGLPVELTRIPFVESSFNKHAKSKVGASGIWQFMGGTGRKFMVVNDNIDERHSPFKATVAAAQLLKENHMILKRSWPLAITAWNHGPPGMRKGMAKAKSHDLGEIISKYRTKSFDFASSNFYSEFLAALYAEKYHEEAFKDLNYSEKLNLHTVKLSRSINAKDLLRKSKLSEDNFVMFNPDLKKAVKINAQVPSGFTLMLDDDSRDLLKGIVAQATLGKKRKAPKAKTASSEVSLSEPVARDL; from the coding sequence ATGATCAAAGTTAATATGATTACCAAACTAGATACTAAAAAGAAGAAACTGACGGCCGGCAGTGTTGCGACCATGGTTGTTCTTGCGGGAGTCGTTGCTCTTTATAATTCAGTTCATCTTATCGATACGGATTCAATATTTGCAGGGGAATCTTCGATTCCGGCGACGCCAAAAAATCCTGAAAAACCAATGATCTTCGCTAATAATGATGAAGACGCGGAGGTCGATGCGGATGAATCAGCGATTAATTTAGATATTCCTCAGTTTGTTGCTATTGACGAAGACAACGGACCAATTCCTGAATCCGGTGTGGTAGAAAACCGCGAGGAAATCCTTAATGACTATGAAAATATCATCTCTGAAGAGTTCCATATCCCAGAAAACCTACGTGAGCGCGTAGGATTTTGGTTTGACGTATATACCCTTCATAACTCCAATAAACGTGTCATCCACCATTCAGTTTATCCTTGGATCATTTTTGAAGTTGTTGATGTGACTAGCATTATTGAATCAGACACGCCAAAACATCGTTGGATGAGAAATCTAAAAGCCGACGCTTTGGTAAAACAACAAGTCGCAAAAACCAAGAACGCATTGAAGTCTCTAGCTAAAAAGAAAAGCTACGATAATTTGAACGAAGATGAAACTCGCGCGATGGAAGCCCTTTCCCATCTGGATGGCGAGGTTAAAACAAAAGCGAAAATGGCTTTACAAAATGTACGCGTGCAAACTGGACAAAGAAACTTCTTCCAAGAAGGTCTTGAAGTCAGTCCAAAGTACCTTCCGGCAATGGAAGAAATTTTTGAAAACTATGGTCTTCCGGTTGAGCTAACTCGTATTCCATTCGTGGAAAGCAGCTTTAACAAACATGCGAAATCCAAAGTGGGTGCCTCAGGTATTTGGCAATTCATGGGCGGCACAGGTCGCAAATTCATGGTTGTGAATGACAATATCGATGAAAGACATTCGCCATTTAAGGCAACTGTGGCGGCTGCCCAATTGCTTAAAGAAAATCATATGATTTTAAAACGTTCGTGGCCTTTAGCGATCACAGCATGGAACCATGGTCCCCCAGGCATGCGCAAAGGTATGGCGAAAGCAAAATCTCATGATTTAGGCGAAATCATTTCTAAATACCGAACTAAGTCTTTCGATTTTGCTTCTTCAAATTTCTATTCTGAATTCCTAGCGGCTCTTTATGCAGAAAAATATCATGAAGAGGCCTTTAAAGATTTGAACTATTCAGAGAAGTTAAATCTCCACACCGTGAAGCTTTCCCGAAGCATCAACGCCAAAGATCTTTTGCGCAAAAGTAAACTTTCAGAAGATAACTTTGTGATGTTTAATCCAGATTTGAAAAAGGCCGTTAAGATCAACGCGCAAGTTCCATCCGGCTTTACTTTGATGTTAGATGATGACTCTCGCGACCTTCTAAAAGGTATCGTTGCTCAAGCGACTTTAGGTAAGAAGCGCAAAGCTCCTAAGGCGAAAACTGCTTCCAGCGAGGTTTCTTTAAGCGAACCGGTAGCCCGCGATCTATAA